The nucleotide window ATGGTAGGGTTCCACTGGAGGGCCATACCGATGAGGCTACCGGTAAAACCGGCATCGTTGGTGATGGGGGCCAGTTGTTCAGTTGTTTGAGCCGCCATGATGTTATAATCGATACCGAGTTTTTTGCTTTCGAGGAATTTATTCTGACCATTGAGGGTGGCGGTATATTTTTTCAGGCCGGATTTTTTGATGATACCTTCCTGGTCGGTTACGCCGAAGGAAGCTCTGTAACGGCTGGTTTCACTACCACCGCTCATGGCGACGTTGATATTGTGAGTGATGCCGGTGCGGAGGATAGACTTCATACCATCGGAGCTGCCGCCAAAATCGCCGCCGGTTTGGTTGTATGTTTTGAGGGCGGCGCGGTATTCATCTGCGTTGAGTACCGGGAGTTGTTTCATAATGCTGCTGGCACCTGCGGAGTAGCTCACATCCAGACGGGTGGCGCCGGGTGTACCTTTTTTAGTGGTGATGATGATGACACCGTTGGCACCGCGGGAACCGTAGATGGCGGTGGCGGAGGCATCTTTCAACACGTCCATGGAGGCTATATCGTTGGAGTTGATGAAGTTGAGCGGGTTGGCGTCAGGAGTCTGGCCCAGTCCACTAACGTTGATGGCGGGGCGTGCTACCCGTCCGTCCAGCGGAACGCCGTCTACTACGTACAGGGGCTGGTTACCTGACCTTACGGAAGATACACCCCTTATACGTACAGTAGTAGAGGCGCCGGGGGCTCCGCTGTTATTGAGCACCATCAGACCGGATACTTTACCTTGTATCAGCTGGTCGGGGGCGGTAGTAATACCGCGGTTAAATTCGCCGGCTTTCACCTGGGAGATGGCGCCGGTAATATCTTTTTTACGGGTGGTACCATAACCTACCACCACTACATCAGTGAGGGTAGTGTTTTCGGCTACCAGCTTTACCGTTACATTCGTTTTGTTGACAATGTTGATTTCCTGGGCTGTCTGGCCGATAAAGGAAATGATCAGGGTGGTGGCATTCGGTCCTACTGATACTTTGAAGTTACCATCCGGGTCTGTGGTGGTACCGCTTTGAGTGCCTTTGATCTGCACGGATGCGCCAGGGATAGCGGCGCCTTTTTCATCGGTTACCTTACCTGTCACGGTCCGGTTCTGGGCCATGGCCAGCCCCTGTAACAACAGCAGGAGTGAGCATAGGAGGAGATGTCTGAAAAGTCGTGTTTTCATCATAATGTGGATTTTTTGAGCAGTGAAAGAGCTGCCCGGTTTTACCGTGGATTTAATACATTATAAAACAGTAGTTGCTGCATGTGGAGGCTCGCTCAACATTTTTGAACAACGTGGATCAAGTGAAATAAATGGTTTTTACGTGGGTGGCTTAATGCCTTACATCTAATTGGCGTTTAAATTCAGAATTTTGGTTTTACGCTTCCTGTTTGTCAAAGTAAGAAAGCAATGTTTAGGTGAACAACTTATACAAGGTAAATATAGAAAATAAAAGGCTATTTTGAGTAGTTTAAAAATGTATAATATTGATAGTCAGTTACGTATAAACATATATATTTTTTGTATATATTGATACTTTAAGTCCTTTTCAGCGTGTTTTCAGAGTGCTTTTATTGCCATAATCCGGTCTTCGAACTCCTCATTAGGGACCAATGACCGTTTTTTGATTTTGGTTTTATAAGCGTAAATCGTGTTGACAGAATACTCCAGGATGCGGGCAATTTTTTCATTATCAGAGATGCCTATACGAATGAGGGCGAAGATCCTGATATCGGTATTCAGTAATTCATTTTCCTTAAGCACCACCTGGTTGCCTTTTTCAAACAGGGCATTAAATTCTTCCACAAAATGGGGGAATATCTTCAGAAATACCCGGTCAAAATTGGTAAAGAGGTCTTCCCGCTCCTGACGGATATTAATATTGCTGACCAGATATTTAAGCTCTCCGGGTTTGTTTTCGGCCAGTTTCTGCTCCAATGCCTGTTTGATTTTTTCAATTTTGCTGATGTAGGAAGCGGTAATATTGAAGCAATAACCAACATATTCTTCCTTGATCTTATTGGCTTCGAGCAGCTGACTATTGATTTCCTGTTGTTTGAGATGAGCGGCAGTGATGATTTCCTGGGCTGTTTTCAGTTTCCTGACCTGCCGCGTTACAATAACTGCCAGCATAATGACGGCTATCAGCAACAGGGTTACAATGGCGGCATAGATCAGCAATGATCTGGTCCTTTCTTCCGCGGTATTTATTCTTTCCTGCTCAATGATGGGTAAAATACTACTAACCTGTACTTTTCGTTGCCTTGCTCCATAAAATACTGCTTCTGCGATGGCTTTTTCAATAAAACGGGAAGCGTTTTTGATATCACCTTTTTCGAACAACAGGGTGGCCAGGGTATACATGGCCATGGTTTCCTTGGTAGAGGATCTGATATCAGCGATAGCTGAGCGGTACATCAGTTCGATAGCCGTATCGGTCTGGTGGGCATGGAGGTAGATATATCCCAGTGTACAGGCAGCCACGGCCAGCTGCCGGTAGTTGAGCCCGGGCTGATTAAGATCGGGATAGTTGTTACGGGCGGCTGTGGGGTTACCCATTTTATAAAACTGCAGCCCCTTATTGTATTTATATTCAAAAGAAGAAGGCGACATCAGGTGAAGGGCGGAATCCATATATACACTACCCTGGTGTATATAGGCGGGTGAGTAGTACCGGTCCTGATTGTAATCGGCCAGGTCATAGTAAAACCGGCTTTTCATCAGATAAACCTGTGTACGGATACTATCGGGCATACCAGTAACGTCTATACTATTGAGAAAAGCGGAAGTTTCGGTAAACATACCCGATGACAACAGAATAAAACCAATGCGGGTACGGGCGTAAGTAAGCCGCAGCGGGTCCTGCAGCTCTCCGGCCAGCTTTTCCATCAGCCGGGCATACACGAAGGCGGAGTCAAAATTAAACACCTTGTATTCTTCATAAAGCTGTTGGTATATACGGTACCGGGTAGCCGGATCAGCACCTGCGTTGGCAAGGGTATGTTTGATGCTGTCTATACCTTTTACCTTCATGGCATCATAAACAGGGGCTTTTTCGATGCTGCGGTTCAACTCCTTCAACAAGCTATCCTGTGGAGGTTTTCCAAATACATTCATCAGCAAAGTCAGCAAAACAAGCAGGCAGCCTAAAATACGCGTCATAAAATTGGATGATAAAAGTCACTGGTGACGCTAAATTTAAGCGACTTTTTTGAAATTATCGGAACCCGTGTTACCGGGGTTTTAACCAGTTTTCTTCAGACTATAGTTTAGCGTGCTTTGAATAGGTTGTTTGTCCTTGTCGAGTTGCTGGAGCTCGTTCTCTCCTACTTTCTTGTAAAAGCGTTGCAGATTCTGGTCCTTATCGGGGTTGAGCTGGATAATGACAGCATCCGGATTGTCGGATGGGCTGGGTAATATCACATAAATGCCATCGCTGTTAAAGGTCTGGTCTTTTCCTTTTACTCCCTGGTAAACTTCTTTCAGTTTAAAAAACTGACCACCGCCAGGGCCTTGTTCTTCAAGGCTCAGGGTGGTGAGGATACCGTTGCAGTCTGCACAGGGTAAGGTGCCGGTGTAGTTGATCCAGGTAGATTGCGGGGGCAAGCGGGTGCTGGCGGTGTTTCCAGGTGTTTTGGCCGCGTGGTGGGGTTGCCGGCATGCAAACAGTACAAGCCCGGTTATTATAAGGAAGTATCTCATACAGGAGGTTTTTCCCCGTATAACAACCAGGCGCGTCATTTAGTTAAGGCAGGGTATCAGGGCACCAGCTCAAACACAAAAAACTGACTTTCTTCTGCTGCGGAAAAGTTGTTGTCTGCCACAAATACCAGGCTTTTATGGCCATTGGGCAGTACGGGGCCGAAAGTTACCCCTTCAATATTATCAATATATTTCCCCAGTGTGGCAAAATCAAAAAGTAAGGATTTGGTAACAGGCTTTACTCCGGTGGCTGTTTTCAGGGAATTGATCCGGCTGACATCTGTTGCCTGGTCTATGTTGACGATGAACACTTTAACCGTACAGTCTTTTACGCCGGAGGAGAAGGACCTTTCTATTGACAACAGCTGATGTTCAGACAATACCATGATATCGGAAATGCCGTTCACTTTAAAGGCGTTGGCGGGGATAGCGGGATGGGCTACTGGCTCCAGCCGGTAAGCATATTGGGCTACAGGTTGGCGGGTGTTGTTGTCAAATTTTATGATACGGGTAATAGCGGTGGTATCTCCTACATCAGCTCTGGGGCCGTCTTCATAGCGGGGTTCTTCCAGGCTTACGAAGGTATAACGATAGTCGGGTGTGAAGCCGAGGCCTTCGAAAGCTCCGTTGCGGCGGGGACCATTGTCTGTGGCCTGCATCCGGAAAGCGGGCGGCAGTGCGAAAGAATCAAGATAATGGCCATCGGGTGAGATTTCATAGACACCGGGATTGGTGAGGATGGTGTCTTTGGTATTAACGATACGTTCTCCTTCACTGCTCCATACAAGGCAGCCTTTTTTAGCATTGTAGCGCAGTGCCTCCGGATCGGGTGTGAGAGCCGGATTTACTTTTGCGCCCGGATAGGTGCTGCCATCTTTTTGAAGGAGGTTGGTCACGTTGGTAAAACGAATGCTATCGAATGACTGTGCCGTGAAATACAGTTTGGCGGTATAGAAGCGTGCAGGCGCCAGTTCAGAGCGGTCGTCGCAGATCATGTAATACTGTTGTCCGGAGACATCGTAGTCTATACCGGACAGGCCGCCGATGACGGTGCCTTTGAAGGGCATATTATGTGGAATGATCTGTTGGCCGATGAGGCGGAGACGGCCGAAATTGTTGGCGGTAGCGGTCGTTGCTTTGCGGGTGCTGGCACAACTGGTGATAGCTGCTGCAGCAATCGCCAGCAGGAAAAAACGGATTTTTTTCATGGCGGCAATTTAAGCAAAAGGGGCTAACAAAAAATTGCGGACAACGTTGTGTCCGCAATCTATAAAAATGTAGTTCATTGGCAATAGCAAGCTCACACCCCTCTTCCTCTTATTATATTGATCAGGATGGCAATAATGGCAAGTACTAATAAAGCATGTATTAAAGCGCCGGCGGAGTATACAAAGAACCCCACTGCCCATCCTATTATGAGTATCACTGCAATCAGATATAAGAGATTGTTCATGTTTTAAGGCATTTGTTCTCCAATTAATATTTAAAATGTATGCCAACCCGCTTAAATGCCTTAAATACAGCCATATGTGGGCTATTGCAGGACTCTCTGGGTGTGGAAGCTATTCCACCATACGAGAAAAAAAAGGACGGACTGAGCAGGGGGCTGCCATTGGAAAGCATTGTAACAAAAAGAGTTTGCAAAGTGGTCACATTTTTGGGACATGTTAATATTAGGGCAGGCTATTTTTTAATCATAAAAACGTATTGATCATGCAACAGCAGGAACCGCTAGAAGAAATACTAAGCGACCTCGTCAAGATTAATAACGACCGGATAGAAGGATACCAGCAGGCTATTGCAGCAACGGATGATGCAGACTTGAAAGCCTTATTTCAGCGTATGATTGATGACAGTGTTCGTTATGCTGACGAGCTCAATGCAGAACTGCTGGCCCTAGGTGCTGAGAAATGTACAAGTACTACACCTTGTGGTAAGTTATACCGTGCGTGGACGGAGCTTAAAACAATTTTTACCGGACAAGACCGCCATGCTATTCTTTCTTTTTGTGAATATGGTGAAGATGCAGCTCAACGGGCCTATAGCAGTGCTTTCAAAACAGAAACGTCTATGCCCTACCGGATACGGGAGCTGATAGCAGACCAGCAGAAACTCCTGCAAAATGACCATGATATCATCAATGCCTACAGAAACGTACAAAAGATAGTATATTAAACCAACCTTTCGGGGTTGGTTTTTTGTGCAGGAAAAATGCCAATTGTTCATTTTGTTCAAAATGGAGCAAAATACGGTTGTTCAGGAATAGCGATTTACTTTTGAGTAGCGGTATTCCAATCATACTTATTTTTATAAGTAATATGGCAACTACGGGATTTTTCGGTACAAGGCTGCTTCTTCATCGTGAAGCAGCCTTTTTATTTATCCGGCAACTGAGACTGAAGAGACCGATGATAAGCCGGGTTTTAAAAACAGGGAATTGTGTTCACGCTGACACACTTTTATTCATTTTGTTCATTTTTATTGCTCTGCTTTTTTGTACCATTAACCATCCTATCTTTAATTGATTGAGAGAAGTTACAACCTTGTAATATTGCTTTTTTAACCAACTATGAAAACAACAAAGGTGGCCATAATAGCCACCTTTGTTATTTTAACCGAATACCTTATCCCAGTCTTTCCATACCGGCTCATATCCTTTCTGTTTGAGCATCTGCGCGATAGCTACCGCACTTCGTTCATCCGATATTTCAAATTGTTCCAGCGACTGATGATCAGTAGCATAACCGCCGGGATTGGTGCGGGAGCCAGCACTCATACTGGTAATACCCAGCCGGATAACATGATCCCTGAAGGATTCCCTTTCTCTGGTGGAAAGGCTTAACTCCACTTCCTGGTTAAACAGGCGATACGCACAGATCAGCTGTACCAGCTCCCGGTCGTTCATTTCCACTTTAGGAGCGAGGCCCCCGGAAAATGGGCGCAGACGGGGAAAAGAGATACTATAACGTGTTTG belongs to Chitinophaga sp. HK235 and includes:
- a CDS encoding DUF6377 domain-containing protein, translating into MTRILGCLLVLLTLLMNVFGKPPQDSLLKELNRSIEKAPVYDAMKVKGIDSIKHTLANAGADPATRYRIYQQLYEEYKVFNFDSAFVYARLMEKLAGELQDPLRLTYARTRIGFILLSSGMFTETSAFLNSIDVTGMPDSIRTQVYLMKSRFYYDLADYNQDRYYSPAYIHQGSVYMDSALHLMSPSSFEYKYNKGLQFYKMGNPTAARNNYPDLNQPGLNYRQLAVAACTLGYIYLHAHQTDTAIELMYRSAIADIRSSTKETMAMYTLATLLFEKGDIKNASRFIEKAIAEAVFYGARQRKVQVSSILPIIEQERINTAEERTRSLLIYAAIVTLLLIAVIMLAVIVTRQVRKLKTAQEIITAAHLKQQEINSQLLEANKIKEEYVGYCFNITASYISKIEKIKQALEQKLAENKPGELKYLVSNINIRQEREDLFTNFDRVFLKIFPHFVEEFNALFEKGNQVVLKENELLNTDIRIFALIRIGISDNEKIARILEYSVNTIYAYKTKIKKRSLVPNEEFEDRIMAIKAL
- a CDS encoding copper resistance protein NlpE, encoding MRYFLIITGLVLFACRQPHHAAKTPGNTASTRLPPQSTWINYTGTLPCADCNGILTTLSLEEQGPGGGQFFKLKEVYQGVKGKDQTFNSDGIYVILPSPSDNPDAVIIQLNPDKDQNLQRFYKKVGENELQQLDKDKQPIQSTLNYSLKKTG
- a CDS encoding esterase-like activity of phytase family protein; the protein is MKKIRFFLLAIAAAAITSCASTRKATTATANNFGRLRLIGQQIIPHNMPFKGTVIGGLSGIDYDVSGQQYYMICDDRSELAPARFYTAKLYFTAQSFDSIRFTNVTNLLQKDGSTYPGAKVNPALTPDPEALRYNAKKGCLVWSSEGERIVNTKDTILTNPGVYEISPDGHYLDSFALPPAFRMQATDNGPRRNGAFEGLGFTPDYRYTFVSLEEPRYEDGPRADVGDTTAITRIIKFDNNTRQPVAQYAYRLEPVAHPAIPANAFKVNGISDIMVLSEHQLLSIERSFSSGVKDCTVKVFIVNIDQATDVSRINSLKTATGVKPVTKSLLFDFATLGKYIDNIEGVTFGPVLPNGHKSLVFVADNNFSAAEESQFFVFELVP
- a CDS encoding lmo0937 family membrane protein codes for the protein MNNLLYLIAVILIIGWAVGFFVYSAGALIHALLVLAIIAILINIIRGRGV
- a CDS encoding PA2169 family four-helix-bundle protein; the protein is MQQQEPLEEILSDLVKINNDRIEGYQQAIAATDDADLKALFQRMIDDSVRYADELNAELLALGAEKCTSTTPCGKLYRAWTELKTIFTGQDRHAILSFCEYGEDAAQRAYSSAFKTETSMPYRIRELIADQQKLLQNDHDIINAYRNVQKIVY